GCTAATCAGTGATATTTTAGGGAAATCTAAAAAttacaagtaatattttttattttcatgttatatagAATGAATACTTCAGAATGTGAGTGtttttttcacttaaaagaaacatttttatttgtattaatatatctGACAATGTGATATCCTCATTAAGTTGCAGAATAATTTTGATACTCTCCACTGAAGTAAATTCTTGGTGAATTCTTTTAGTAACCAGATACATAATATTCTTGTATGACTGATTAAAAATTTGATACTTGGTGAAAGGGTGCTCAGCTTCTTGCCCAAAAAGTAGAGAATATGCCTCTATTCTAGATTCAGAGGTCCATGAAGGAATAGTGCGGTCCATTTCTCCACTTTCGTTTCTTTTCAGTTGTGGGGGCTTGATTTGAGCGATACCAATCAGCACAGTGACTGGGAAGCAGGACTTCGGGGCCGTGATCTTCCAAGCAATAACAACGAAGACACCTCAGAACGGGAAATTGAAGGGGCTTACAGTGCACCTGTGTGCGCCCACAACCCTCATAACCCAAATCAGTATACCCCAAGTAATATTGGTTATTATGTTTATGAGTACCgagaagaggatgaagataccGGTAAGAGATTAAAGGACAAATTTTTCGTTGTGCCTGTTTGAAATTTATACTGTATTGCATGTGATATATGAATGTCCCCTCTTCAGAATTTGTTTCATGTTCATGCGTTAGTAAATTTTCAGTAAACAGTATAATATGCAATAGAAATGTGTTTTTAATAGAATAGAGAGCTTGCTCAGGTGTGAGATAACTTTTTTCAAGGtattgatatataataaaacaacatGAAGATCCATACTGTTGAGTCAGAAAGATCTGGATTTGGCAGGTTTTAGTAGCTTTCTATCCCTGTTCTTTAGTATTCACTTGGAAGAAGCTATAATATACTTATAATGCACTTTGCACTGGGATCTTTAAATGTATTTGCTGTCCAGGGGACTCTTCTGGGCCTATTGTGTCATCAACGGAAGACTCGGACTCCGCTTTGATGGCTGAGcgccgtcatcatcatcaacccCATCGTCATTCTGCTTCCATCCTTCTTCAACGCACATTAGGTAGAGGGCGAGCCAATATAGTTTCTTCAGATTCAGAATTTGAAACTGAAAACAGAAGACGGAGGCGGCATGCTCGTCACAATCACCGCTCACACCGCCATGAGAGAGATCATGGTAGGCAGATGCTCCTTTATTAAAGAATCATAAGTTTTGTAATTATATCGATCATAGATTTGTAGTTAGAGAAAACATATtcgtactgtaatttcattttcattttgactttgaTTCACATTTTGTCTCCATTCActcatacaggcagtccctgtttaatggcgggctcagttaatggcgTTTGTCAggcaacgaaaatcggcaattttctgcGCTTTTTGGCGCCAAGAAGCCCTGAAAAGCGCCAGAAATTGCAGATTTTTGGTTAgtagtgattttcagttatcatcacactcCCAGAACGGAATCCCCGCCAATAACCAAGGATTGCCTGTACTGTGTGTTATCAGGCCTCATTGTGATCCTGGCACCAGGTCCTTCCACATATTTTGGTTTCAGATTCATTGAAACTGGCACaagtaggagaaaaagaataCATTACTAGTGAGGTTTTTCATTCAGAGTTACTTTTTACATAAGAATGACCTTTTATGTTAGCTGATGCATCTTCTAGCTGTAAAAAAAACCATGTTATACAGACACAAACCAACCATTCTGAATATGTAGTAGAAGACCAATTAAACTTTGCTGATATGTGAGACTTTGTAAAGTTGGAGACTTGAATTCCCATTCACTCCTTCTACATCcttctatctttttttcattttattttaccccAAATAAAGGCTATCCTGCTgaacatttttattatgtatctCTCCATGCTTCACATATTCTACTTATTCCCACATTACTACAAGGAATttaaactgctatatatatatctgtataaaatattatttttgtaaatttatagtgatttgatatttttttaactgttatagAAGAATATTGTTGAAACTTGGATCAGTGTCGTGCTGTGCTAATTACAGTATGTCTAAGTAAGGAATTTGCTTTGAAGTTAGTGACAGGACTTGCAGCAGGTTTCATCAGCCTGTGATGCAGATCTACATTTTTTCTAACCGTGGAAAACAAATACTTTCTTAATGTAACATTCGTCTGTAGGTGATTCTTAATGGGAGTTATTGTGGTCAAATACGAATGTAGGAAGACTTTTATCAGTCATTAGATTAGTAGTAGTAGGGGCCAAGCTAGGAAGGATGAGTCTATGTGACCCTCTTGTGTCTGACAGGAACTCCATTCCCTTGCCATCTTAGTCCTTAGGgtcatcctcttcttccttcaaGGAGTCTGAGCGCTAGTTGATATATGAATTCACACAAGTATACCAAATCTCTGTTCCCTCCCTAGCTTTGCTATTGACATATTAGTACCtgatgaaattttttctttctccaccTTGCCATTAGTCAGTGTTATTGTTTCCTTAATTCCATTTATCACTGCCTCTTGTTTAGCTAATACATATTGCTGTATCTAACAACATGTGcattgtagacattactaaagggtgtttacagcatcccttcagccactggctgcaaccactttttagctttttgctttacctccgttccctcattctttcttcagtctctgTTTAGcctctctaattattacttcttattGCCGCTGTtgatttttctcccagttccacctttagatccttgtacttctttattttctggatctctttattttacTGTCCAGACACACCCACTCCCTCTTTTcagtttaagcgctgaatggctaaAAGTGCCACAGTGATTTTCTTGCCGCCTGAAttccataaatcagtcagtcaatcattaCTTGACAGCTTGGCAAGAATGCATCAaaaatttactgttttctttCACCTAGACCAATTAACTGGGTTACTCTTCACTAAACTCTTTCATCTATATAAGAAGAAATCACCACCCAGGATCGCCTTTTTTGGATAGAGGAAATGTCACAATGTAACTGGCAGAAAGTATGTCAGGTTGTtctaaaaaacttgaaaaattataacTAATGGACAGCATGCAAGACAGATTCATATTGGATATGATCTGTCTCAAGATTTGAAGTCACAATAGGCAGGAAGTTTATCCAGTTCATAACACCAGTTTGGCAATCTTCATTCCAATTATAATATCTGATGGATTGAAACAGAGTTCCAAGTTAATTTCTGTGAGCAAGAATCAGTTAAGACAGTTACTCTGATGAGCACACACAGTGTTGATCACCACAAATTCAGGTTCTATCCAATGTCTTTATCAAGTAACAAGTAAGATTTTGAGAATTGATTGCCTTGACTGTAAAGGATGGGTGACCTCTGTCCGGCAAATTTGAGTTTCCCTTTTcatagaaattttatttacaaacttcTATAGACAAATTGTGCATCTTTATAATGttgagagaaaatgaaggaaaggtaCCTCTAAAAAGAGGAAGTAATTGATGATTTGTAGGAAAACATAGGTAAAACATACCAAGAGAAAGGTGATTTTATTACTGAAGCCCACATTTAAAATAAGGTTTTGAGAAGACCACTACTTCATTCTCAAACATGCAAAGTTCTTGTGATCAGGAGAGATCAGAATGACCTAGTTAACACATTTGCAACCTATTATGTAATTAAGGAAACAGATTTATACAGTAATTGGGAGAGTTTAACTGACAAGATACAAGAAAGGATGGACAGTTTCTTAAACCTTTCTGTGTTTGGGAATCAGATAACAAGAAGTGAGGTCTGACATTCATTGCAACAGGCATTTTCTATTTCTGAATAGACTGCTGAGATAGAAAGAACCAAACTAGCAATAGATAATCAGATGAGAAAAGACCTAGTCTGTTAGGTTTCCACTCTTTGTTAACACCATACTAGCACCAGGTATTATAAAAGAAGTAAAGCAAgagctttgtatttatttaacctagggttattttgaataatgtaCAACTAATCAAAGATTGACAGAAATAAGATGACAAAAGAGTATGGCTTAACCCAAAAGGAAATGCAGAGGGATGATTGTTTGATTGGGGACTTGAGGCCACAGGAATTGATGGCATTAGATGTAAAAGTATGAAGGACAAAGACAAAGTGAGCAGTATGAAGGGTCATGTAACATTATGAATTGTTTGTCTTGAATAATGTACTCGAAGTTTTATGCTCAAAGTCAATTTGTACTTAGGGTCTTATATGTGCTTCTCTCTTGCAGGACGTCACAAAGGTCTTGTTCATTCACATCACTCGAGTCCATGGTTAGCTCAATTGCATTCTGAGTACCTGTCTTTGGGGCTTGCATCACCGTGGTCTTTGAGACGTACCTGTGATATGAATCAGCAAGATGCTTATGGGAGAACAGCTTTACATTATGCTACAGAACAGGGTCACACATATATAGTTCATATGTTAATCAAATCAGGTACAGTActatttttctggttttaagAAAGCTGAAAGCTGAGCGGTTAACTCAGCACAGAACAGCACATTGTTTGCAAAAATGGTCATTGACTTGGTAATCAAACAGTTTGTGAGCCCATGTGTCATATATTTGCCTGCATTCACAGTCTTGAATGTCCTTAGACTCACAGTTTGATGTCTGACTGACAGAATGGTTTGATAGTTTAATGAATCATGCTGTCTGGAATGGCAAGTATAATCTCATATTTTGTGAGAGCGTATACAGTGCTGCTCACAGCTTTGTCCAGAAATCCCAAGTTTGTTTTAGGGTCACATTTTTTCAGTcaccagtgatttttttttaaattatttgttagccaattcattcttttctccccagtttttacttttgttggaACTAGAAGGTCAAGGGTTCACGCCTCCCCCTGACTGTGAATATCACTAGCTCTGTATCATGGCCAGTTACTGTCATAGTGTGGAGGGGGGTTGGGGAAACCTGGCTTTGTTTACCTGAGTACCATAAGGTGTATATGTGAACTGAAACCAACAACTTTCTCTCAATACTGTAAGAGGCAAAGGTGTAAATTTTGTACCATCACAGGCACTTCCATTGCCTGCATTTTTCTTGGTTCACCAACTTTCTTTGTAATGATGGCTTGActtttaataattacaaaataaatttttcccaaGAGTTATTCGTCTTTACATAGTAAATAGTTGTTCAAGGTTTTGTTTATCTTGTTTCTACTTTTTGTTAAGTTTGGTCTTGAATTCTTAGTGATGAGTGTCCATGCTAGCTAGCTAACAGGTTTTTTCTATTAATGCAAAGAGGTAGGTTTTcctgtgcatttatttttctgcACTATGAGCAAAGTGCAAGTAGACTGTCTTTGCCACTTTAcactattttttattgtttttagtatcCTTGAAGATGTTTAATAACAGGTAATTTTATTACTTTGTAATTGCCTTGTATTTTGTAGGTACTGTGCTACCTTCCTAGAATTATTGATCTGCTTCATAATCTCTGGGtagaatgttttcttttactttcagtaatattccatttttattgtactgtactaATATTTGGAGATTTTGCTAGTATATCAAATATGATTGCTGCCcatatttttttgctgtttggAATGGTTGGGTGCACTAGAGGTTGGATATAGGTGGCACTGCCATTTGCACCTAACTTCATAACAAACACCCAAATAACATTTAGCTGGAACTTTGCTGttccctctctttcttctgtctcaaGTAACAAGGGCCTTCTGCGTTGTCAAATGAGGTCTGTTTGACACTACCTACAAAGCACCATGGATTACAGGCTATTCCTCTTtataggaaaacaaaggaaacagtTTATGAGGTATGCAATCTTCCATTTGCTGTTACGGCAGGGCAACCTGATAGCCTGCAGTATTATTTTAGGTGGCAAAGTACATCAGGTACAAGAGTGAGTCCACAAAATCATAGCCCTCTTAAGTAGCTTTTAAACCCAGTATggatgtattatgtatttttagtgCAGGTACCTGACAATGCCAGTCTACCTTTACTGCTTTATATTTAAGAGATGTCGTGAAGACATGGTTGGATTTATCGTACATTGGGATTAGTAGTTATGGCAGGCCAACGTTATCTTTGGAAGAAGAAATTGGAGATTCATAGTCttccactttttcattttatcatctttCATTCATCATGGAGCTCTGGGTGTACTGTAGCTATGTCCTATATGCCTGGTAAGTCAGATTGTATGCTAAATCTGAGAAAATTGGCTAGTATAGGGCCCTGTTTGCACTGTTGGCTCATCCTCTATGTGAATATCCTTTTGACTTATCAGATCCTCATTATTTGACTTATAAGTCCCCAGGTGCTCACCTAATCTACATTCAGTAACTTGACCTCCCACTCAAAGTGCTGTTTTGGCAAATATATGGTTAATAGGTTGTGATGAAACAAGCTGACTTTTTAGGACAAAactactactatttttttttttttacatgcaaacCCATTATTCATATAATGAGTTTCCTCCTCCCAAACTGCATTTCCAAACTACACAAAATATGAGGTTAGTTAGTCATATAGTACATACTTGTGGTTCCCCATTGCAGACATATCATTAGACAAAAGACTTAGACTGGGCATTTGAGACCAtaaattttggtaattattttgtTGATGGGTTGTATGAAAATATCAGCTTTTGTGTTGAAAAACTCAGTTTTTCAGTGTAATTTTGAATAGTAATGTTTAATTCTGCTCCGACTGTAATTATGtgaaagagattttatttttatttttgccagggtACAGTATTAATTGTCCAAAAATTGTAATGTAATACTTTATGatgatgtttctttttaatttagaTAGGACGCACAGTGTCCTTTTTTAAATTCatagaattaaattgaatattgaAAGTCCTTTTACATCAAGATTAAATGTTTTTGGTGAAGTAGTATTGACAAGTGAATGTACCTTCCTTAATACTTCATGCTTTTTCCCAGGTGTTCGTGTTGATACTCCTGATGCAGAGCACATGACAGCCCTCCATTTGGCTGCTCAGCGAGGGATGGCGGAAGTTATCACTCTACTTCTTGAAGGTGGTGCGagagtaaacaataaaatgagtgATAAGGTTAGAAATGATTcctgttcttttatatttcttttgttatacaCTGAGTAGAACCTCTGTTTCAGATGTGTTGTTAACATATTCAGATGGATATTTTGTGGTGATCATATTTTTCTAATGAATGCTGCCATAATTTGGTAGTTAGTACATGTgtgatcattttaaaatataaagagcaCTGAAGTAAATTACATTTGTCAATGCTTTCCTCATCAGTTTAGGATTCAGGACCATGAGACATAAGGCtctgttatttttgtatatttctgtatatcaGATTCACTATTTTTTATATGTAGTCACATTTGAATAagcattttttcatgaaatttttatgagtGCCTATTTTGTGTTAGTATAATCAAACAAAGACAGTTATCTATGATAATAATCTGCACTCCTGTTAACATTCGTTCCTTAATTCCTTAATGTCAAAAGTACTTGAATGACTATGATTGTAAGATGATCAAAGGAGGTCTCCAATTGATCCTTAGTTTGTTGTGTCTGCAATGCCTGTAGGATGTAAACATTGCTTTATTAATACACATTTGTTTAACCAGTCATATAGATCCAAGTTTAATTGGTTGTCTTATTAagactgatgatgatgatcattgcATGTTAGCCTCTGTTCTTTGCAAAAGTTGAATATTTTGAGGACTTAGTCATTGATTAATGGAAATCATTTCACTCTGTGTACTCATTGATGACCATTACATGTTATTCTCAATTACTGCTAAGTTGAACATTTCAATGACTTTAGctcttcattaatatatatttccaattgTTTTAACTCAGAGTTCCCCGCTGCATATAGCTGCATCCAGAGGTTATACGGACATTGTGGAAACCTTACTTGACCGAGGGGCGAAAATTGACTCCTTAGATGGTTCAGACCGTACCCCACTTATTCTGGCAGTATCACGTTCTCATTACAAAGTAGTTCAGTTGTTACTGAAAAGAGGAGCTAAAGTAAACATAGAAGAAATTCACGGTAAGCAATATTGTATCCATTTCAGTGGTGTTATTATaaacaaatgttttcaaaatgataaattcGTGTAAATATTCATTGCATACTTTGCtttaaaataccatatatattttcttctctttttattggTAATATTCTAATCATAACCATTCCTGaataacagaaacacaaatatatatatgtaatcaggcTTCTTGCAGAACTATCAAATGTTTCAACAGAGGTAACTGGCCAAAATATCTATCAAAAAGTTTCCACATATCAGTTGTCTTTATGAAATAGGATAACACTTTTGACTGAAATTCACTTAGGCAGTACATTGccaggatcttttttttttacgatgtgttatttgaaaacaaaaatgatacaCAATACATCATGTGCTTTTCCAAAACCACCTTAGTCTTAACATCCACTCCTCTCATGCCTTTCAAAGCCATAACGGAAGCTAGTGCTTTGATTTGTTGTCATTTTGTGAGGTGTAATCTGTCAGCCTATCAGTTTTGCAGTCAGGCCAAGGGGTTTCTCAAGTACATTATAGGGCATTGAATTTGAAGACTGCCAAGATTGTGGCTTTTCAGGTTCTACCAGCAAAACCACAATTGTGGCATTTCAGAAAATAAGGGCTAACTTTACATCGTTTCATTTTTCAGATGTTATGAACAGATTTACTGGGTTAGACCTTTGGGAGTCTAGAAACATGGATTGGTAGTCactttaaattatttaatgaaataaataatgtaatgtaTAATTGCATGTTTCTTTTATCAGGTTATACACCACTCTGTGAGGCAGTTTGGCACAAAGATTTGAAGTTAGTGCAAATGTTATTGACAGCTGGAGCAAAGATTACACAATCTCATTATCTTCTGCACTATGCTGTTCTCCATCGACATTACCAGGTACAGTAATGTGAAAAAAAGTACAGTATTCTGGAAGGTAGATGTCATCAGTATAGGGTTTTGAACACATCATCTAGGATGAATTTGATATAATTAGTATTGTAATGACATTGGTGTGCAGTATCTTTGTgtaatatctgaaataaaattctgtatttactattaaaatacaattggGGAAGTAAGATCTCTTCAGCAGAGAAGGTTTGTTTGTAAAGTTTACTTTTAGGAATATTGTACCTGCCTTATATATAAGCTTAGTGAGCTGGTCAGATaatcatataattgtatatttttacattttctgagtTCTAAAAAATACTGATTTAGATCAGATATTGAATGTTCATTTTCCATGTGATTTAGTAATTATTTTTGACACAAAgacaaggaaaatttctttagAGCTATATCATGGTAAACATTGCTTTTAGAaactttttgaaaagaaaaaatctttccaaTATTAGAACCACTTTGTTGTCCCTCCATACTtttaaacattataaaatcatttcatgAGGGGATGAAGACCAAAGTATAATTGATGGAGAGTGAGAAGTTTCCTTTAGATTTTATGTGAAGCCACGACTTTTGCTAGTGCCAGCcctatttaacatttatttttatatttgtaatgagCACAGAGtctgtttgcattttaaaatTACTGGGAAATTGTCTAATATCAGAGGATTTCATGCTAAGACAAAAAATATctgcattttacttttgtgctgcCATTATTTCACCTGATGCTGTATTATACAAAGGTTTCTTGACAAATTATCACAGACatgcaaaattacaaaaactgttATGTAGGTAAGAGTGAATTTGCAAGGGAGCTTCTACTGGAGGGATGAGTTGATTAAAACAAGCGgtattttttttgctgttttgtgtCTTCTCTCACCTCAAACAGTTTGGATGAAGAAATATCCACTTGAATGGGTAAAACTTAAAGGTGCTTTCGGCCCCTTGTCAAAGGGATTGATTCAAGGTGTCCACACTAAAAATGAAGGTCAGTCTGTATAATGCTTGTGTACTCTCCTGCACAGTTGATGCTGCAATGGCTCATATGCACACCAGCTCAGTAGCTTTCATTGCTACCTCATGAGAAGATTCTTGGGGTAAATGTAGAGGTCCCAAGTAGGGCAATCTATCACTCAGTTTGTGTCAGTATGATTTAACAGATACTATATTGGATGTGCCATATTAAAAGATTGGGTAACACtcaaattccaaagaaaatatttggcAGAAACACATACTATTAGGAAAAATTGGAAGACTTGTTTTACACTACTTTGACTCTGTGAAGTATGATCTATGTCAGTGCCCAGTAAGTAATTGGGAGGAAAGTGCTCAAAACCAGGGAGGACTGTGGTGATGGTGAAAATATATGCAAGAGGTGCTAGAAGGATTCTTGAGATATGTTACATGCATAAGTTGCATGTATGccatgagcagtaatgcttgATGGAGCATAGTAatctgtatgtaaaatatattaatctattttcttgtGCTAAAATAGGAAATATTTCTCGGTGgctttgtaaaattaatattatgtagATCCATTTTCTGTGCTCTTCAGCTAGCAGAGATGTTACTAGGAGCCAGGTGCATTGTTAACCTTCGAGATGATAATGGTGACACACCTCTCATAATCGCTGCAAGAACTTGTCAACCTTCAATTATAAAACTTCTACTGAAACATGGTAAGTAAACATTAAGATGAAAACTGGATTAaaactttttccaatttttatggTGGGATTGGTTGATATAGAAGTTTAATAACAGACAACATCAAGGAGTggaaaacttcagaatcttgactTACTTTTTGTAAATCGTAGGCAGATACTGAGATTAGTTTGAATATAATTGCAAATTGCCAAAGGGTTGTTCATGAGTAATTCAGTTTTAtaaagttatacagtatatgattttgTTAATGCTGAGCTGTCTTTTTCAGTCACATTATTTTATCAGTGTATTTGTGCTTATGGAAATACAGACCATCACCTTTTATGTAGGAATATCCTTCAAGTTGAGCTGGAATTGATGGtagaaacttggtaacaaggtaggtGTGCCACCAAGTGAGGATACCTTGCTGTGCTTTTTGCTGTCTACCCGGTTGGAACTTTTTTTGGTTGAgcgtttatttacctttttaacaTGAATGAAAAGAGTGAACAATGGAGGTGCAAAGGACATGAGCAAGTTTGTGTGGTGCTTTGTGTCCTCCATTAGGTAGATCCTCCTTCATAGGGATAGGATCCGCAGTCTTGACCTTCCCTGTGAAAAGTATGCAGGTTGGTCTCTATTTCAGTGGAAAAGATTTATGATTAAGAGGAAAAAGTGTTTGTAGGTGTTGTCAGAAAGGAAGACCCCCTTTGCTCCACCAAACATCATCAGGTCCTTCTTCCCCAGCCTCCTGGAACCTCTCTCTGCTCCTTCTATGCATCACAGCTTGCTCAGCTGAAGGGACTATGCACATGAAGGTGAGTGCCTTCACAAGCTCTCATTTATTGGTGAGTCAGGTGCATGTGCTGGGCTGTCCCTAGGTGAGGCCTCTATGCTTCACCGTCACCTAGCCATACCGTGTCAGCCTTGCTGAGGGTGACCGTCAATTGAGTACCTTTGGAAGACGTGGCCTGTCTTTGGCATTTAGGGAAGCCCATCTTTTTTGCATGTTCCTTCAAGTTACTCCTACTAAGGAGAACAATGCTTTTGAGCCTCCTCTAGCAGTTGTACTTCCCATGGGAGATGTCTCCACAGCATCAACCTTgacaactgttttgttgacatctGCTGTTCTCCCCTTGACCAGTCCTGTGGAACCTCAAGGGGAGTGTAAGACATGATCAAGGAGAAAATTGATCAAGTGCAAGTGCACTTTGTCTCACTTATCATGCTTTTTGTGaaactcttcctcttccttccccctcatcaactacctcttcttcctctcataGGAAGCAGAAGAATCCTAGAATCCTTCTCATAAGAAGTTGCGATAGGCTTCAAGCAAGTACTTTTCCACTTCTAGGGGTGGCAGTGGTAGTTGTTCACCAGTGGCTGCTATATTTACCATAAGTAGGTCTCACATGGGTTTCTGTGCATACTCAGTACCTTGAATTTTCCTGTAGCTTATCAGACAGGAGGACTGCCTGTGACTTTTACACCTGAGCTTCTCAAAAGCATATGGGGTTGAGTCAGGGCTGCATTATTGTTCAGTGCATGCAGAGTCTCCAGATTGTACTCATGCAGATGGAGTTCATGCCAACAGGTAGCCATTATACAATACTGTTGCAATATTTATGGATAACCATGACAATGTGGGTGTGTACGATTGTAGAGCTCCTCAGTCAATTTGTGGTTTGCCTCAAACCCCATAGCAAACCCTGGAGGTACTCCCCTGTTCACCATCAAAACATGGAATATGACATGTCCAGTCAGTTGAGAGATGACTTCCCACCTCAGGGGTGAATCTCCTATATAAAAGGCagtggtttgtattcctgtagaaACAACTCTCTGgtttttaaagtaatgtttatttttccatttatcataATCTCACCTCAACCACCCCACTTAGTCCCTGATGCTTAGGGGAAAAAATGCTCGTTG
This Macrobrachium rosenbergii isolate ZJJX-2024 chromosome 42, ASM4041242v1, whole genome shotgun sequence DNA region includes the following protein-coding sequences:
- the LOC136828115 gene encoding LOW QUALITY PROTEIN: uncharacterized protein (The sequence of the model RefSeq protein was modified relative to this genomic sequence to represent the inferred CDS: inserted 1 base in 1 codon), producing the protein MATLTQMADNLYEAVSIGDVDTVMDLLKKGANVNVLPTCGRTVLGRAAQLGHLAIVCLLLDAEKFYTTPEEEDIDTEVMFSSCPTNVESPTTSQATVTSPTYPPLSSPTVVAPTSSTWPTLPISTAAATVASTSSLRPSLGSSLRSPQPHKCCSPSVDSETCTCSDELWGLDLSDTNQHSDWEAGLRGRDLPSNNNEDTSEREIEGAYSAPVCAHNPHNPNQYTPSNIGYYVYEYREEDEDTGDSSGPIVSSTEDSDSALMAERRHHHQPHRHSASILLQRTLGRGRANIVSSDSEFETENRRRRRHARHNHRSHRHERDHGRHKGLVHSHHSSPWLAQLHSEYLSLGLASPWSLRRTCDMNQQDAYGRTALHYATEQGHTYIVHMLIKSGVRVDTPDAEHMTALHLAAQRGMAEVITLLLEGGARVNNKMSDKSSPLHIAASRGYTDIVETLLDRGAKIDSLDGSDRTPLILAVSRSHYKVVQLLLKRGAKVNIEEIHGYTPLCEAVWHKDLKLVQMLLTAGAKITQSHYLLHYAVLHRHYQLAEMLLGARCIVNLRDDNGDTPLIIAARTCQPSIIKLLLKHGANTNYPNGLTGTTPLHEAVEGTRDALYEDFHTVFLLLRSHGARLDVETVCRXNAPLYRALLLEKNKAAALLIRQGCCVNHRTPACTPDYLHMVALRGHAPLATLLVLAGFDLWKADWLSGVFSPGTLKARLAAVRSQPLTLGELCRIHIRQRMGERIQVTLDTNPLPLRVKRFLMLEDVPDVEL